The Beijerinckiaceae bacterium RH AL1 genome has a segment encoding these proteins:
- a CDS encoding ThiJ/PfpI domain-containing protein (fragment) (ID:RHAL1_02033;~source:Prodigal:2.6) encodes MQTLKNAAVVGYKNCSEQDTITALEVLRGAAMVVVDKIAPWKRKNPTETFDVKLMALVPGNITMQMGTQAVSDGILGESDLFDLLYVPGGIGSGDASLDPAMLGLIRRHYEAGKVVASNCSGVGILARSGILGSNPVTCVAAVAPGLREQGINVPEHRRMWIGLPEARLWTATGSYGANGATVALVAHYFGREVAIIVAMMFDPMGGIGEQIFNLEGPEFYLHPHLEAEFATYFKPMLLPAKAAA; translated from the coding sequence ATGCAAACGCTGAAGAATGCCGCCGTCGTCGGCTACAAGAATTGCAGCGAGCAGGACACGATCACCGCGCTCGAGGTGCTGCGCGGCGCCGCTATGGTGGTCGTCGACAAGATCGCACCTTGGAAGCGCAAAAACCCGACCGAGACCTTCGACGTCAAGCTGATGGCGCTCGTGCCCGGCAACATCACGATGCAGATGGGGACGCAGGCGGTCAGCGACGGCATCCTCGGCGAGAGCGACCTGTTCGATCTCCTCTACGTCCCCGGCGGCATCGGCTCCGGCGACGCCTCGCTCGATCCCGCGATGCTCGGCCTCATCCGCCGGCACTACGAGGCCGGCAAGGTGGTGGCGTCGAACTGCTCCGGCGTCGGCATCCTGGCGCGCTCGGGCATCCTCGGCAGCAACCCCGTCACCTGCGTCGCCGCGGTGGCGCCGGGCCTTCGCGAGCAGGGCATCAACGTGCCGGAGCATCGGCGCATGTGGATCGGCCTGCCCGAGGCGCGCCTGTGGACCGCGACAGGCTCCTACGGTGCCAACGGGGCCACCGTCGCTTTGGTGGCCCACTATTTCGGCCGCGAGGTCGCGATCATCGTCGCGATGATGTTCGACCCGATGGGCGGCATCGGCGAGCAGATCTTCAACCTCGAAGGGCCGGAGTTCTACCTGCATCCGCATCTCGAGGCGGAGTTCGCCACCTACTTCAAGCCGATGCTGCTGCCGGCGAAGGCCGCGGCATGA